The Candidatus Edwardsbacteria bacterium genome has a segment encoding these proteins:
- a CDS encoding four helix bundle protein — MSKIQDFTDLIIYQLAVDLADWIYELTAKFPEDEKYNLTSQLRRAATSVYSNIAEGFGRYHYKENKQFCRIARGSLYETKAHMLFSNKRGYVSQQILDEYLKRHTALAIKLNNYINATGTKDRPNVD; from the coding sequence ATGAGCAAGATACAAGATTTTACTGATTTGATAATTTACCAATTGGCCGTTGACCTGGCTGACTGGATTTATGAGCTTACTGCCAAATTTCCGGAAGATGAGAAATATAATCTTACATCGCAACTCAGAAGAGCGGCGACATCCGTTTACAGTAACATTGCCGAGGGTTTCGGAAGATATCATTACAAAGAGAACAAACAGTTTTGCCGGATAGCCAGAGGTTCCTTATACGAGACAAAAGCCCATATGCTTTTCAGCAATAAGCGCGGATATGTATCCCAGCAAATACTTGATGAATACCTGAAGAGACATACAGCTCTGGCCATAAAACTGAACAATTACATCAATGCCACAGGCACAAAAGACAGGCCTAATGTCGATTAA
- a CDS encoding tetratricopeptide repeat protein has translation MAEINRLKEQARTFYQKGEWEKARRAAEQIVSIEPEDPEFTLTLANIYREVGEDRKGLDTYEKALRLSEKSGDFSRVIAASKRILSIDKDRIELYNKIAEGYLKLGLKSGAVREWIRFADQLKIRSDFTAMAAVYQRITDIIPENPPLADSYQKIRQLADQAVSDNSENAPEPADIVPYRRLVDVALKMGQARKIIETQQSYARVLLRRGFVRKAKAVYQKILERDPGNEEALAKVLSSSGDGALDDKKLQSQLLEACKNYQELIWDKIDEAYEPYYDLGTLFRQEGLKDESIVEFQNSIKGGDRQLKGFEMLAVSFLEQGDYGLAKEVLSQGLAIRKFLDNEYVGLHYNLGVAHEQLGEFQKALYEYEQVYVIDITYKDVAKRLRDLENKVKAPQQTRIIIPEPPESGGPASGIEPGSLDPAAEEAPDQTAAVEERPPMTPMEDLPSSGDEEFYPLGAAADLPENAIDDRYAPPDEDGDVSYQPANLLVEETDSEPEAEPSPQAAPIVLGPKDKGLSFL, from the coding sequence ATGGCTGAAATAAACCGATTGAAAGAACAGGCCCGCACTTTTTACCAGAAGGGCGAGTGGGAGAAGGCCAGAAGGGCGGCGGAGCAGATCGTCTCCATCGAGCCGGAGGATCCCGAATTCACTCTGACCCTGGCCAATATTTACCGGGAGGTGGGAGAGGATCGCAAGGGCCTGGACACCTACGAGAAAGCCCTCAGGCTTTCGGAGAAATCCGGGGACTTCAGCCGGGTGATCGCCGCCTCCAAGAGGATTTTGTCTATTGACAAGGATAGGATAGAGTTATATAATAAGATAGCTGAAGGATACCTTAAACTGGGGTTGAAAAGCGGGGCCGTCCGGGAGTGGATCCGCTTTGCCGACCAGCTGAAGATCCGCTCGGATTTTACTGCTATGGCGGCGGTATACCAGCGGATAACGGACATTATTCCGGAGAACCCCCCCCTAGCTGACAGTTATCAGAAGATCAGGCAGCTGGCGGATCAGGCCGTCTCCGACAATTCGGAGAATGCCCCGGAGCCGGCCGATATCGTACCCTACCGCCGTTTGGTGGACGTGGCCCTGAAGATGGGCCAGGCCAGGAAGATCATCGAAACCCAGCAGAGCTATGCCCGGGTGCTGCTGAGGAGGGGTTTTGTCCGAAAGGCCAAGGCGGTCTATCAGAAGATCCTGGAACGCGACCCCGGCAATGAGGAGGCCCTGGCCAAGGTGCTTTCATCGTCCGGGGACGGCGCCCTGGATGATAAAAAGCTGCAATCCCAGCTGCTGGAAGCCTGCAAAAACTATCAGGAACTGATCTGGGACAAGATCGACGAAGCCTATGAGCCTTATTACGACCTGGGCACTCTTTTCCGGCAGGAGGGCTTGAAGGACGAGTCCATAGTTGAATTTCAGAATTCCATCAAGGGCGGGGACCGGCAGTTAAAGGGCTTTGAGATGCTGGCGGTATCCTTCCTGGAACAGGGCGATTACGGTCTGGCCAAGGAGGTGCTCAGCCAGGGTCTGGCCATCCGGAAGTTTCTGGACAATGAATATGTGGGCCTGCATTACAACCTGGGGGTGGCCCATGAACAGCTGGGGGAGTTTCAGAAGGCTTTATACGAGTATGAGCAGGTCTATGTCATTGACATCACCTATAAGGACGTCGCCAAGCGCCTGAGGGATCTGGAGAACAAGGTCAAGGCCCCGCAGCAGACCAGGATCATCATTCCGGAGCCGCCGGAGTCCGGCGGACCGGCTTCCGGCATCGAACCGGGATCGTTGGATCCTGCGGCCGAAGAGGCCCCGGACCAGACGGCGGCCGTTGAGGAGAGGCCCCCAATGACCCCGATGGAAGATCTGCCCTCTTCAGGGGATGAGGAATTTTATCCCTTGGGGGCGGCGGCCGATCTCCCGGAGAATGCCATTGATGACAGATATGCCCCGCCGGATGAGGATGGCGACGTTTCTTATCAGCCGGCAAATTTACTGGTGGAGGAAACAGATTCGGAGCCGGAAGCCGAACCGTCCCCGCAGGCAGCGCCGATAGTCCTCGGCCCCAAAGACAAAGGACTTTCCTTCCTGTAA
- the hutI gene encoding imidazolonepropionase yields MKGLGRVGSAMSDLGIIEDGLVAIENDKIVAVGKTSDLKPKLKLLPHTKVIDAENQVVMPGFVDCHTHLVYGGSREDEFEMRASGVSYQEIAAKGGGIRSTVKATRLASREVLKRDAMRRLDRMLLWGTTTVEAKSGYGLETKTEIKQLEVVKDLNELQVIEVVPTFMGAHEFPEEYRSQPLDSARGPGTVDRAGYVRLICEEMIPKIAEMKLAEFCDVFCDQGVFTPEEAIKILEAASNYGMYPKIHADELASVGAAEAAGKVKAVSAEHLLYPSQTGLELMKQAGTIAVLLPGTSLTIKKNYAPARKMIEMGIPVALATDHNPGSCTIENLPFIIGLACLYLGLTPAEAICAATYNAACALKRGDRIGSIEEGKQADLLIMDIPNYRYIPYHYGVNYVKTVVKRGRIVVG; encoded by the coding sequence GTGAAGGGGTTAGGTCGGGTGGGCTCCGCCATGTCCGACCTCGGCATCATCGAGGACGGCCTGGTGGCCATCGAGAACGACAAGATCGTGGCGGTGGGCAAGACCTCCGACCTCAAACCCAAGCTCAAACTTCTGCCTCACACCAAGGTCATCGACGCCGAAAATCAAGTGGTCATGCCCGGCTTTGTGGACTGCCACACCCACCTGGTCTACGGCGGCTCCCGGGAGGACGAGTTTGAGATGCGGGCCTCCGGCGTCTCTTACCAGGAGATCGCGGCCAAAGGCGGGGGAATACGCTCCACGGTCAAAGCCACCAGGCTGGCTTCCCGCGAGGTCTTAAAACGCGATGCCATGAGACGCCTGGATCGGATGCTGCTTTGGGGAACAACCACGGTCGAGGCTAAAAGCGGCTATGGGTTGGAGACCAAGACAGAGATCAAACAACTGGAGGTTGTGAAAGATCTAAATGAATTACAGGTTATAGAGGTCGTTCCAACGTTCATGGGTGCGCATGAGTTTCCGGAAGAATACAGAAGTCAGCCCCTCGACTCAGCTCGGGGACCAGGGACAGTGGACCGGGCGGGATACGTCAGGCTGATCTGCGAGGAGATGATACCCAAGATCGCCGAGATGAAACTGGCCGAGTTCTGCGACGTGTTCTGCGACCAGGGGGTGTTCACCCCGGAAGAAGCCATAAAGATACTGGAGGCCGCCAGCAATTACGGAATGTATCCCAAGATCCACGCCGACGAGCTGGCCTCTGTCGGCGCGGCCGAGGCGGCCGGCAAGGTCAAGGCTGTCAGCGCCGAGCATCTGCTTTACCCCTCGCAGACCGGATTGGAACTGATGAAACAGGCCGGAACCATCGCCGTGCTGCTGCCGGGCACCAGTCTGACCATCAAGAAGAACTACGCCCCGGCCAGGAAAATGATAGAGATGGGCATTCCGGTGGCATTGGCAACGGACCACAACCCGGGCTCCTGTACCATCGAGAACCTGCCGTTCATCATCGGGCTGGCCTGCCTGTACCTGGGGCTGACCCCGGCCGAGGCCATCTGCGCGGCAACCTACAACGCGGCCTGCGCCCTCAAGCGCGGGGACCGGATCGGCTCAATCGAGGAAGGCAAGCAGGCCGACCTGCTGATCATGGATATTCCCAATTACCGGTATATTCCGTACCATTACGGGGTGAATTACGTCAAGACGGTGGTCAAGAGGGGACGGATCGTTGTGGGGTAA
- the ftcD gene encoding glutamate formimidoyltransferase, with protein MTKLVECVPNFSEGRDRKIIDAISDAVRSVSDVKLLDVDPGADTNRTVYTLVGTPEGVKEAAFQAAKKAHELIDMSTHSGAHPRMGAMDVCPFVPVSGVTMEECVQIAKDLGKRLGEELDIPVYLYEFAAASPERQSLADIRTGEYEALEEKLKDPKWKPDFGPAKFKHKWGASVVGAREFLIAYNVNVNTKDKKLANEIALNIREGGRAKKDASGKLVKDEKGNTVKVPGRLKAVRAIGWYIEQYRQAQVSINLINYNTTPLHVVFETAREEAEKLGLIVTGSELVGLVPLKPMLEAGKFYLKKQGKSAGAPEKELVETAVRSLGLDQLSEFDPAKKIVEYNFLKPAPLMSLTARDFVDEVSSESPAPGGGSVAALAGSLCAALSAMVANLTVGKPGYEKVWKELSDLAEQGQEIKDQLAKAVDEDTNAFNELMEAMRLPKTTPEQKAAREAAMEEGYKKAAAVPLQTAKTCLEAMKVSLAAARKGNANSASDAGVAALMARAGVEGAVLNVLINLGSIKDQAFKDRHVKECQGLKQESADLCDIVQLAVMKNIKI; from the coding sequence ATGACCAAGCTGGTAGAATGCGTCCCTAATTTTTCCGAGGGCCGCGACCGTAAGATCATCGATGCCATTTCCGATGCCGTCCGTTCGGTGTCCGACGTCAAGCTTTTGGACGTCGACCCCGGAGCCGACACCAACCGCACGGTTTACACCCTGGTGGGCACACCGGAAGGGGTCAAGGAGGCCGCCTTTCAGGCGGCCAAGAAGGCCCACGAGCTGATAGACATGTCCACTCACAGCGGGGCCCATCCCCGAATGGGGGCCATGGACGTCTGCCCCTTCGTGCCGGTCTCCGGAGTGACCATGGAAGAATGCGTCCAGATCGCCAAAGACCTGGGCAAGCGGCTGGGGGAGGAACTGGATATCCCGGTCTACCTCTACGAGTTCGCCGCCGCTTCGCCCGAGCGCCAGAGCCTGGCCGATATCCGCACCGGGGAATACGAAGCGCTGGAGGAGAAACTGAAGGACCCCAAATGGAAGCCCGATTTCGGGCCGGCCAAGTTCAAACACAAATGGGGGGCCAGCGTGGTGGGAGCCCGGGAATTTTTGATCGCCTACAACGTCAACGTCAACACCAAGGACAAAAAGCTGGCCAACGAGATCGCCCTGAACATCCGCGAGGGCGGCCGGGCTAAGAAGGACGCCTCCGGCAAGCTGGTCAAGGACGAGAAGGGAAACACGGTCAAGGTCCCCGGCCGCCTCAAGGCGGTGCGGGCCATCGGCTGGTATATCGAGCAGTACCGGCAGGCCCAGGTGTCCATAAATCTCATCAACTACAACACCACCCCGCTGCATGTGGTGTTCGAGACCGCCCGGGAAGAGGCCGAAAAGCTGGGGCTGATAGTCACCGGCTCGGAGCTGGTGGGACTGGTGCCGTTGAAGCCGATGCTGGAGGCGGGAAAGTTCTACCTGAAAAAGCAGGGCAAGTCGGCCGGGGCGCCGGAGAAGGAACTGGTGGAGACCGCCGTCCGCTCCCTGGGTTTGGACCAGCTGTCGGAATTCGACCCGGCCAAGAAGATCGTGGAATACAACTTCCTTAAGCCCGCCCCGCTGATGTCCCTGACCGCCAGGGATTTTGTGGACGAGGTGTCGTCCGAATCCCCGGCCCCGGGCGGCGGATCGGTGGCGGCTTTGGCCGGCAGCCTGTGCGCGGCCCTATCGGCCATGGTGGCCAACCTGACCGTGGGCAAGCCGGGATATGAAAAGGTCTGGAAAGAGTTGTCCGACCTGGCCGAGCAGGGGCAGGAGATAAAGGACCAGCTGGCCAAGGCGGTGGACGAGGACACCAATGCCTTCAATGAACTGATGGAGGCCATGCGCCTGCCAAAAACCACCCCGGAACAGAAGGCCGCCCGCGAGGCCGCAATGGAGGAAGGCTACAAGAAGGCGGCAGCGGTGCCACTCCAGACAGCCAAAACCTGCCTGGAGGCCATGAAGGTATCCCTGGCCGCCGCCCGGAAGGGCAACGCCAATTCCGCCTCCGATGCCGGGGTGGCAGCCCTGATGGCCCGGGCCGGAGTGGAGGGGGCGGTGCTGAACGTGCTGATAAACCTGGGATCGATAAAGGACCAGGCTTTCAAGGACCGCCATGTAAAAGAATGCCAGGGCCTGAAGCAGGAATCGGCCGATCTGTGCGACATTGTCCAGCTGGCGGTGATGAAAAACATAAAAATATAA